From a single Bemisia tabaci chromosome 10, PGI_BMITA_v3 genomic region:
- the LOC109035998 gene encoding uncharacterized protein K02A2.6, protein MKRCAICITFQFIHGVLDDDIRDEIITKQPDQFEEALKIAQALEASQEASSHLKPNQPATVHKFYDSKPKVKKKQSSNFRSKSQHRSNQGNKPNFSSDKQSSTQPNQRKFINVSCRSCNVEHERRNCRYRRSRCNYCKHVGHLLEVCGKKPTNNINFQETEYPDTGISYFGASIHKVSSTDESILNAPPPPTFLEVKINDQLIKMELDTGGACSVINVYNFKKLLPNTLLHPTTRPFFSFTKEPFKCLGYAKVKVQFKNKTKFLNLFVVDFPCDSIFGREWIVHFAEFLSFDKLYSVKQVQTSNPHLTPNVQHRLQILLQKHHQIFDETAGTLEGPPEKWHLDKDAKPVFARARPLPYTMREAYAQNIEKKLLSGHYKKVTHSRWASPTHVVVKNGKLRITGDYKSTVNPQLIADEYPIPKVEEVFHGMKDAKVFCKLDVTDAFMHLVCDDESCELMTLNTPTHGLIRPTRAQYGLTPVPAVWQRRLHSHLQDIEGATNFFDDILLYASSVEEMFLILAKVLDRLEKIGIKLNRPKCQFFLDSVEFLGHRIDQHGLHKLDKHVNAIVNAEKPQNADELRTFLGKVTYYHSFIPDLSTITHPLREILKHKIFSWTQEGLAAFNKLKGILISDQVLTPYDPKLPITLAVDASPFALGAVLSHSLPDETERPISYASKALNNVEKTLIAAETRKDPQLSPILLAIQQGKDLTSLGYTGRQAEYTQACDCLLWGHRLVIPAKLQKRILEELHLAHSGITKMKSLARSIVYWPNIDQHIEQLAKTCEACLSHSKAPPKFSHPWEYPTAPWERIHIDYAGPICGKYLLIVVDAYSKWLQVFPSQSMTSEATCKLLSNTFSLFGAPVTVVSDNGPAFVSNHFQQFLKSQGILFHKKIAPYHPATNGQAERAVQTVKNSLKYMAATIHTSKTP, encoded by the exons ATGAAACGCTGCGCCATTTGTATCACGTTCCAg TTCATCCATGGAGTGCTCGATGATGACATCCGTGACGAGATTATCACTAAACAGCCAGATCAGTTCGAAGAAGCTCTCAAGATCGCTCAAGCCCTTGAAGCATCACAGGAGGCTTCCTCTCATCTGAAACCAAATCAGCCAGCAACCGTTCACAAGTTCTACGATAGCAAACCAAAGGTCAAGAAGAAGCAATCATCAAATTTCCGTTCTAAATCTCAACACCGCTCAAATCAAGGTAACAAGCCAAACTTCTCTAGTGATAAGCAGTCTTCGACTCAGCCAAATCAAAGGAAGTTCATCAATGTCTCTTGTCGCTCTTGCAATGTTGAGCATGAAAGAAGGAATTGTAGGTACAGACGCTCTAGGTGTAATTACTGTAAACATGTTGGTCATTTGCTTGAAGTATGTGGTAAAAAACCCACCAATAACATTAATTTTCAGGAGACGGAGTATCCTGATACAGGTATTTCGTACTTTGGAGCGTCCATACATAAGGTTTCTTCCACAGATGAATCCATCCTTAACGCTCCACCACCCCCAACTTTTTTGGAAGTCAAAATTAATGACCAACTCATCAAAATGGAATTAGACACCGGTGGTGCTTGTTCCGTCATCAATGTCTACAACTTCAAAAAACTGCTTCCAAACACTCTTTTACATCCTACTACTAGGCCATTTTTTAGTTTCACCAAGGAACCTTTTAAGTGTCTGGGGTACGCTAAAGTTAAAgtacaatttaaaaacaaaaccaagtttttgaatttatttgttgtAGATTTTCCATGCGACAGTATTTTTGGTCGTGAATGGATCGTTCACTTTGCAGAATTCTTGTCCTTTGATAAACTTTACAGCGTAAAGCAAGTTCAAACAAGTAACCCCCACTTAACACCCAATGTTCAACATCGATTGCAAATACTCTTACAGAAAcatcatcaaatttttgatgaaactgCTGGGACATTAGAAGGTCCTCCTGAAAAATGGCACTTAGACAAAGATGCAAAACCAGTCTTCGCACGGGCTCGCCCACTTCCCTACACTATGCGTGAGGCTTACGctcaaaatattgagaaaaagtTACTATCTGGCCACTATAAAAAAGTCACACATTCCAGATGGGCTTCTCCAACTCATGTAGTAGTGAAAAATGGGAAACTAAGAATTACCGGCGACTATAAATCAACCGTCAATCCACAGCTGATAGCAGATGAATATCCGATTCCCAAAGTAGAAGAAGTTTTTCATGGAATGAAGGATGCCAAAGTTTTTTGTAAATTAGATGTAACTGATGCCTTTATGCATCTCGTTTGTGATGATGAATCGTGTGAATTGATGACCCTGAATACTCCTACTCATGGTCTGATTAGGCCCACCAGGGCACAATATGGGTTAACACCCGTCCCTGCTGTATGGCAGCGTAGGCTCCATTCGCATCTTCAAGACATTGAAGGCGcaacaaatttttttgatgatattttgcTCTATGCCAGTTCTGTAGAAGAAATGTTTCTCATTTTAGCCAAGGTTCTGGATCGCCTAGAAAAGATTGGTATCAAACTCAACCGACCCAAATGCCAGTTCTTCCTAGATTCTGTTGAATTTCTGGGCCATAGGATCGATCAGCATGGACTCCACAAACTGGACAAACATGTTAATGCTATAGTAAACGCCGAAAAACCTCAAAACGCTGATGAACTCCGAACATTTCTGGGTAAAGTAACCTACTACCATTCTTTCATACCAGACCTCTCCACAATCACTCATCCTCTCAGAGAAATActgaaacataaaattttcagttggactCAAGAAGGCCTTGCTGCTTTCAACAAACTGAAGGGAATTTTGATCTCTGACCAAGTATTGACTCCATATGATCCAAAACTGCCGATTACATTAGCAGTCGATGCCAGTCCCTTCGCTTTAGGCGCAGTTTTATCACACTCCCTACCGGATGAAACGGAGAGACCCATTTCATATGCGAGTAAAGCTTTAAACAACGTGGAGAAAACG CTAATTGCAGCAGAAACAAGGAAAGATCCACAACTTTCACCGATTTTGCTAGCAATCCAACAAGGGAAGGACTTAACCTCACTTGGCTACACCGGACGGCAAGCAGAATATACGCAGGCTTGTGATTGCCTTTTATGGGGTCACCGTTTAGTAATTCCAGCTAAATTGCAAAAAAGAATATTAGAAGAACTGCATCTTGCGCACTCTGgcattacaaaaatgaaaagccTTGCCAGATCAATTGTGTACTGGCCAAACATTGATCAACATATTGAGCAACTCGCTAAAACCTGTGAGGCGTGTCTCAGTCACAGCAAAGCTCCTCCAAAATTCTCGCATCCATGGGAATACCCAACAGCTCCTTGGGAGAGAATTCACATAGACTACGCAGGTCCAATTTGTGGCAAATACTTGCTCATCGTAGTGGACGCTTACTCCAAATGGTTACAAGTTTTCCCTTCTCAGTCCATGACTAGTGAAGCAACCTGTAAGCTACTCTCAAACACATTCTCCCTGTTCGGTGCTCCTGTCACAGTCGTCTCGGACAACGGTCCTGCTTTTGTCTCCAACCATTTTCAACAATTCCTAAAATCACAAGGAATcctatttcacaaaaaaatagcGCCATACCATCCGGCAACCAACGGACAAGCAGAGCGAGCGGTACAAACCGTCAAGAATTCTTTAAAATACATGGCGGCAACAATCCACACCTCCAAGACTCCTTGA